Proteins encoded together in one Candidatus Nitrosocaldus cavascurensis window:
- a CDS encoding urease accessory protein UreD: MYVYYTGGNVMNNDDVKLTDSNDNDDNGMHTTNYADAINYTNIKFYIPDDIPPEVSAYEARLAQLDVGRSGKTGLLYLMLESDPIDGRTVIKEKFSKVPLVVLKAMYLEESLPSMAYVYIMSPSGGILQGDRYRIDIMLKNKALLHVTTQGATRIYRMNKNYATQMINIYVDKDCYMEYIPDQIIPYRDSRFYQKVNLNVHEHATLVYSEIIVPGRVARNEAFQYDICYMKTIARNQYGNIRFMDNVVLEPKKNNLKTMGILGEHDVVGNIYIITKAEYVNTISEEINTTLKHFTNVVGGATILPYDSGVIVRLLGSIADDIRSFVYEAIRIVRRVVLNARFSGIRKG; the protein is encoded by the coding sequence ATGTATGTCTATTACACAGGAGGTAATGTTATGAACAATGATGATGTAAAGTTAACTGATAGTAATGATAACGATGATAATGGTATGCATACTACTAACTATGCTGACGCTATAAATTATACGAATATAAAGTTCTACATTCCTGATGATATACCACCTGAAGTATCAGCATATGAAGCAAGGCTAGCACAGTTAGATGTGGGCAGGTCTGGTAAAACAGGTCTGCTTTACTTAATGCTCGAGAGTGATCCTATAGATGGTAGGACAGTGATAAAGGAAAAGTTCTCAAAGGTACCATTAGTTGTACTTAAAGCAATGTACCTTGAGGAGTCATTGCCATCTATGGCATATGTGTACATAATGTCTCCATCTGGAGGAATACTGCAGGGAGATAGGTACAGGATAGATATAATGTTAAAGAATAAAGCACTATTACACGTAACAACCCAAGGTGCAACTAGGATATACAGGATGAATAAGAACTATGCTACGCAGATGATTAACATTTATGTTGATAAAGATTGCTATATGGAGTATATACCTGATCAGATAATTCCTTACAGAGATTCACGTTTCTATCAGAAGGTTAACTTGAACGTCCATGAGCATGCTACTCTAGTTTACTCTGAGATAATAGTACCTGGAAGGGTTGCAAGGAATGAAGCATTCCAATATGATATATGTTATATGAAGACCATAGCAAGGAACCAGTATGGTAATATAAGGTTCATGGATAATGTAGTCTTAGAACCAAAGAAGAATAACCTCAAGACAATGGGTATACTAGGTGAGCATGATGTGGTTGGAAACATCTACATAATAACTAAAGCAGAGTATGTTAATACTATAAGTGAAGAGATAAACACTACTCTTAAGCACTTTACTAATGTAGTTGGAGGAGCAACTATACTACCCTATGACTCTGGTGTAATTGTTAGGCTGTTGGGTAGCATAGCAGATGATATACGGAGTTTTGTATATGAAGCGATTAGAATAGTTAGAAGAGTTGTTCTTAATGCTAGATTTAGTGGTATAAGGAAGGGCTAA
- a CDS encoding urease accessory protein UreE, which translates to MSTSIQVSSIIGNIKRDSTLRARYEEMSRQGLCEVVKINRIESERVRMRKVTDKGSDVIITLPQGFRLRHGDVIHLSNERMVVVELEEENLAMIRIMDDTPIDHVVEIAVRIGHTIGNLHRPIKVEDRSIYFPIQTDTEIEMLKRLLNTILTHVVIEKTRMIFEPEEGIEVHEH; encoded by the coding sequence ATGAGCACTAGCATACAGGTCAGTTCAATAATAGGCAATATAAAAAGGGATAGTACGTTAAGAGCAAGATATGAAGAGATGTCAAGACAAGGGTTATGTGAGGTCGTGAAGATAAACAGGATAGAGTCAGAAAGAGTGAGAATGCGTAAGGTAACAGATAAGGGTAGCGATGTGATTATAACATTACCTCAGGGCTTTAGATTAAGACACGGGGATGTGATTCATTTATCCAATGAGAGGATGGTAGTTGTAGAACTAGAGGAGGAGAACCTTGCAATGATAAGGATTATGGATGATACACCTATAGATCATGTTGTGGAGATTGCTGTTAGGATAGGACATACAATAGGAAACCTACATAGGCCTATAAAGGTTGAAGATAGAAGCATTTATTTCCCTATACAGACTGATACCGAGATAGAGATGCTAAAGAGACTGCTTAATACTATACTTACCCATGTTGTAATAGAGAAAACAAGGATGATCTTTGAACCAGAGGAAGGGATTGAGGTACATGAGCATTGA
- the ureG gene encoding urease accessory protein UreG: MSSKRIPRLGIGGPVGSGKTMLIERIVPILAAKGYKIGIISNDVVSKEDAERMRRHLAKEMGIMPEELVIGVATGGCPHTAIREDPSMNLAIVEELESKYPYLDLIIIESGGDNITTTFSPALADYFIYIVDVSAGDKYPRKRGLGIETCDLLVINKVDLAPYVGADLNVMERDARIVRGDKPFVFINCKSGEGIDKVVEHIVRDVLFEAQPKPISR; this comes from the coding sequence ATGAGTAGTAAGAGGATACCAAGGTTAGGGATAGGTGGACCAGTAGGTTCTGGTAAGACCATGCTTATAGAGAGAATAGTACCAATATTAGCAGCAAAGGGTTACAAGATTGGCATAATATCTAACGATGTTGTATCAAAGGAAGATGCTGAGAGAATGCGTAGACATCTGGCCAAGGAGATGGGTATAATGCCAGAGGAACTTGTGATAGGCGTAGCAACCGGAGGATGCCCGCATACTGCAATACGTGAGGACCCTTCCATGAACTTGGCCATAGTGGAGGAGTTGGAGAGTAAGTATCCATATCTCGATCTCATAATAATAGAGAGTGGAGGAGATAATATAACAACTACATTTAGTCCAGCACTTGCTGATTACTTCATCTACATAGTAGATGTCTCTGCTGGAGACAAGTATCCTAGGAAGAGAGGGTTAGGAATAGAGACGTGTGATCTACTTGTTATAAATAAGGTAGATCTTGCTCCATATGTTGGGGCAGATCTTAACGTTATGGAGAGGGATGCAAGGATTGTGAGAGGAGATAAGCCATTTGTGTTCATCAACTGTAAGTCTGGAGAGGGTATAGATAAAGTGGTAGAGCATATAGTGAGGGATGTGCTATTTGAGGCACAACCAAAGCCAATCAGTAGATAA
- a CDS encoding urease subunit gamma — protein MMLAPREIEKMLIWTAAQIAAQRKSRGLKLNYVEAVAYIANYVVEGAREGKSVAQLMKEAKTILKKSDVMDGVADMIHTVQVEATFPDGTKLVTVHDPIQ, from the coding sequence ATGATGTTAGCACCTAGAGAAATAGAAAAGATGTTGATATGGACAGCTGCACAGATAGCAGCACAACGCAAGAGCAGAGGCTTGAAGTTGAACTATGTGGAGGCAGTTGCATACATTGCCAATTATGTTGTAGAAGGGGCAAGAGAGGGTAAGAGCGTAGCACAGTTGATGAAGGAGGCAAAGACCATCCTAAAGAAGAGTGATGTTATGGATGGAGTAGCAGATATGATACATACAGTGCAGGTAGAAGCAACATTCCCAGATGGCACAAAGTTGGTGACCGTACATGATCCAATACAGTAA
- the ureC gene encoding urease subunit alpha: protein MVLKLTRKQYTELYGPSKGDRVRLGDTDIIIEVEKDLITPGDECVFGGGKTLRDGLAQTPGVTNAHGALDHVITNALILDPILGIVKADIGMKDGKIAGIGKAGNPYIMDDVDPNMVVSACTEATAGEHTVCTPGHIDTHIHFICPQLYIEAISAGTTTLIGGGTGPADGTNATTCTPGVFNISRMLEAVEDFPVNFGFLGKGNDSHPSLATQLEQIDAGAIGTKIHEDWGTTPAVIDASLRAADMTDTQVAIHTDTLNECGYVEDTINAIDGRTIHTYHTEGAGGGHAPDIMKIAAEEFALPSSTNPTRPYTVNTVDEHLDMLMFCHHLNPAVPEDVAFAESRIRAETIAAEDVLHDEGVLSMYSSDSQAMGRIGEITLRAWQTADKMKKMRGKLKEDSAENDNFRAKRYIAKTTINCARTHGIADYVGSLEPGKYADIVMYPIPFFPAKPKMVFKGGFIAWSIMGDPNASIPTPEPVFYRPMFGAFGRAVKNTSFTFVSKRAMELGVKNRLGLEKIVLPVRNCRNISKKDMVWNSSTPKIEIDPETYEVKIDGKIATVEPAKELALAQRYFIA from the coding sequence ATGGTTCTCAAGTTAACCAGAAAGCAATACACAGAGCTATATGGTCCTAGTAAGGGTGATAGGGTTAGGTTAGGTGATACCGATATAATAATAGAGGTTGAGAAGGATCTAATAACTCCAGGCGATGAGTGTGTATTTGGAGGAGGCAAGACATTGAGAGATGGTTTGGCACAGACACCAGGGGTTACAAACGCTCACGGTGCACTAGATCATGTGATAACCAATGCATTGATACTCGATCCCATTCTAGGCATAGTCAAGGCAGATATAGGCATGAAGGATGGGAAGATAGCAGGGATAGGGAAGGCTGGTAATCCATACATAATGGATGATGTAGATCCTAACATGGTTGTCTCTGCATGTACAGAGGCTACTGCAGGAGAGCATACAGTATGTACACCAGGTCATATAGATACGCATATACACTTCATATGCCCACAGCTCTACATAGAGGCTATAAGTGCTGGTACAACTACACTTATAGGAGGAGGCACTGGTCCTGCAGATGGTACGAATGCTACCACGTGTACTCCTGGAGTATTCAACATAAGCAGAATGCTTGAGGCTGTAGAGGACTTCCCAGTCAACTTTGGGTTCCTAGGCAAAGGTAATGACTCTCATCCCTCCCTTGCAACACAGTTGGAGCAGATAGATGCTGGTGCTATAGGAACAAAGATACATGAAGATTGGGGTACTACACCAGCAGTTATAGATGCATCTCTTAGAGCAGCGGATATGACAGATACTCAAGTAGCAATACATACAGATACCCTTAACGAGTGTGGTTACGTTGAAGATACCATAAACGCAATAGATGGTAGAACTATACACACATATCATACAGAGGGTGCTGGAGGGGGTCATGCCCCAGATATAATGAAGATAGCAGCAGAAGAGTTTGCATTACCATCGTCAACAAACCCAACTAGGCCATACACCGTAAACACTGTTGATGAGCATCTAGATATGCTGATGTTTTGCCATCATCTCAACCCTGCAGTGCCAGAGGATGTTGCATTTGCAGAGTCAAGGATAAGGGCTGAGACTATAGCAGCAGAGGATGTGCTCCATGATGAAGGAGTACTAAGTATGTACTCATCTGATAGCCAAGCTATGGGTAGGATAGGTGAGATAACGTTAAGGGCATGGCAGACCGCAGACAAGATGAAGAAGATGAGGGGTAAGTTGAAGGAAGATTCTGCAGAGAACGATAACTTTAGGGCAAAGAGGTACATAGCAAAGACAACTATAAACTGTGCAAGGACTCATGGAATAGCAGATTATGTAGGCTCATTAGAGCCAGGCAAGTACGCTGATATAGTGATGTATCCTATACCGTTCTTCCCAGCAAAGCCAAAGATGGTATTCAAGGGAGGGTTCATAGCATGGTCCATAATGGGCGATCCAAACGCATCTATACCAACACCTGAGCCTGTATTCTACAGACCCATGTTTGGTGCATTTGGTAGAGCCGTGAAGAACACAAGCTTCACATTCGTATCGAAGAGGGCAATGGAGTTGGGTGTGAAGAACAGGCTAGGATTGGAGAAGATAGTACTTCCAGTAAGGAACTGTAGGAACATAAGCAAGAAGGATATGGTTTGGAACTCTAGCACTCCAAAGATAGAGATAGATCCAGAGACGTATGAGGTAAAGATAGATGGTAAGATAGCAACAGTAGAGCCAGCCAAGGAGTTAGCGTTAGCACAGAGGTACTTCATAGCGTAA
- a CDS encoding TCP-1/cpn60 chaperonin family protein — protein sequence MTNTSVWRPMAQNIEFDALESNVNAVIAVADTVRTTLGPKGLDKLLIDQAMNRHVSNDGVTILLSLKTIHPVARMVVEIAERQEQLVGDGTTTAVVMAAEMVKEGKRLIKELGVHPTKVVEGIESGVYYACELLEKAAKKISIDDVELEHVVNTSLASKLDGKRLASIVISAIRAVGNNASYNGSYDFDKSIKIVRRMNMDDKVISGLILERGRLDKDIPLEVKNARILICKLDLKPVKESWLKENSRYEDILTMEKDRVTKAKEIVDAMLATGANVILIASPEIDDVVENLLISRRVFAAIISTDEIEHVARYTNAKPARFMDDLKLPDILGYADRVYEDEDNNIIYIENGKNKNIVTIIVSGTTKETSLERWRAVRDGVNAAEAALNKGVVVGGGAAELHVIDKMKSLKLKGLEQVGIDVVAAALESIMRQILTNAGFNGLEKVMTAKALQDTFGIDINTGEPIDMMEIGVLDPLLVKTTALKAAGEIAKAVLRIDRNLAADDLSQQALSESKR from the coding sequence ATGACCAATACAAGCGTATGGCGTCCTATGGCACAGAATATAGAGTTCGATGCACTCGAGTCTAACGTTAATGCTGTTATAGCAGTTGCAGATACTGTAAGAACTACGCTTGGCCCAAAAGGGTTGGATAAACTGCTAATAGATCAAGCAATGAATAGACATGTATCTAATGATGGTGTAACCATACTACTATCGTTGAAGACTATACATCCAGTTGCAAGGATGGTCGTGGAGATTGCTGAGAGGCAAGAGCAGCTGGTTGGTGATGGTACTACTACAGCAGTGGTTATGGCAGCAGAGATGGTTAAAGAAGGGAAGAGGCTGATAAAGGAACTAGGAGTGCACCCAACCAAGGTTGTTGAAGGTATAGAGAGTGGTGTATACTATGCATGTGAGTTGTTAGAGAAGGCAGCAAAGAAAATATCAATTGATGATGTAGAGTTGGAGCATGTGGTTAATACATCATTAGCATCGAAGTTGGATGGTAAGAGACTTGCATCTATAGTAATATCTGCAATAAGAGCTGTAGGTAATAACGCATCCTATAATGGTTCATACGATTTTGATAAATCAATAAAGATCGTGAGAAGAATGAATATGGATGATAAAGTAATCTCTGGTCTGATACTTGAAAGGGGTAGATTGGATAAGGATATACCGTTGGAGGTAAAGAATGCAAGGATACTTATATGTAAACTTGATCTCAAGCCTGTGAAGGAGTCATGGCTAAAGGAGAATAGTAGATACGAAGATATCCTTACTATGGAGAAGGATAGGGTAACAAAAGCAAAAGAGATAGTAGATGCTATGCTAGCAACTGGGGCAAATGTTATACTCATAGCATCACCGGAAATAGATGATGTTGTAGAGAATTTATTAATAAGCAGAAGGGTATTCGCTGCCATAATCTCTACAGATGAGATAGAGCATGTAGCACGTTACACTAACGCAAAACCTGCAAGGTTCATGGATGATCTCAAACTCCCAGATATCCTTGGTTATGCAGATAGGGTCTATGAGGATGAGGATAACAACATAATATACATAGAGAATGGGAAGAACAAGAATATAGTCACAATAATAGTCTCTGGTACAACGAAAGAAACGTCGTTAGAGAGATGGAGAGCTGTTAGGGATGGGGTCAATGCTGCAGAAGCTGCACTTAACAAGGGTGTGGTTGTTGGTGGTGGTGCTGCAGAGTTACATGTAATAGATAAGATGAAGAGTTTGAAGTTGAAGGGTTTGGAGCAAGTTGGAATAGATGTTGTTGCAGCAGCGTTGGAGAGCATAATGAGGCAGATACTTACCAATGCTGGCTTCAATGGGCTAGAGAAGGTCATGACTGCAAAGGCATTGCAAGATACCTTTGGCATAGATATAAACACTGGCGAGCCAATAGATATGATGGAGATAGGTGTACTGGACCCCTTACTGGTAAAGACAACTGCTCTAAAGGCTGCTGGTGAGATAGCAAAAGCAGTACTGAGGATAGATAGAAACCTTGCTGCAGACGACCTTAGCCAACAAGCATTATCAGAGAGTAAGAGGTGA
- a CDS encoding sodium:solute symporter family transporter produces MVSILSEGVGYFILIGLGSIMALIVTLLIKAEFKWLGTKITSEWFATAGRNIKSGLVAASVVSAWTWAATLLQSSTVAYQFGISGPFWYAAGASIQIVLFAILAIELKRKAPTAHTFAEIIHVRFGDNAHKIFLFFAFMTNTIVTVMLVLGGASAVYALTGVNIHIAALLIPFGIIIYTFFGGLKATFLADYLNAALIFIVLLIFVTVIYFVNPEIGGITGMYTKLTSASILRPVEGNANGSYLTMASTGALIFGIINIVGNFGTVFVDQAYWQRAIAAEPRAAARGFLLGGLAWFAIPFTLATTLGLTAVAIGVTLSQTDVGSGLAAPMAASYILGDVGAILLLTMLFMAVTSAGSAELIAVSSLVTYDIYRTYIKKTATGKEMIRVSRVVIVAFGIGIGILASLLIQLGANLQYMYLSMGILISSAVVPIALSILSNRANKRAVTLGAILGLVCGVSIWLYSANVLYGEISVYSTGQSIPLLFGNIASLSVSAIISLIYSVLRPDRFDFSVLRRRIKIVDDKIRSLLEDKDEIFLEKARQFTHRYAVALTLALVVAWPLPLYFSNYIFSEAIYYVWVTIAIIWASIASIIIIVLPLVEERSRIMHVWKNLIIPTVLAAIMAVAIIASIMLYSSIEEKNKDIAEHILVFIYSLLGVMGGFAAIVIMLNMKLSKLVEIRTRELELANAELKRKDRLKDEFISIASHELRTPIQPILGFVSLARKGKIDPETAWDGIVRHAKRLQHLTNEILDVSRIESGNLVLHMEKVRINDIIIDVINTLRPSINDGVALNVKLDENVEVYIDKIRINQVITNILDNAIKFTKHGGISIESRVLRSKERIEISISDTGGGIPQDLLPVLFEKFVTKSIHDGNQYGVGLGLFISRAIVNAHKGEITAYNNDSGGATFIIILPLDNTKCL; encoded by the coding sequence ATGGTCTCAATACTATCTGAAGGTGTAGGATACTTTATACTCATTGGACTTGGTTCTATAATGGCACTCATAGTAACATTGCTTATTAAGGCAGAGTTCAAATGGTTGGGAACAAAGATTACATCTGAATGGTTCGCTACAGCAGGAAGGAACATAAAGAGTGGGCTGGTAGCAGCATCTGTAGTATCTGCATGGACATGGGCTGCAACATTACTCCAATCCTCAACAGTAGCATATCAATTCGGTATAAGTGGACCATTCTGGTACGCTGCTGGTGCAAGCATACAGATAGTCCTGTTTGCAATACTTGCCATAGAACTGAAGAGAAAGGCTCCCACAGCACATACATTTGCAGAGATTATACATGTTAGATTTGGGGATAATGCGCATAAGATATTCCTCTTCTTCGCATTTATGACCAATACAATAGTAACTGTAATGCTAGTGCTTGGTGGTGCTTCTGCTGTATATGCTCTTACTGGTGTTAACATACATATAGCAGCTCTGCTTATACCATTTGGCATTATTATATACACGTTCTTTGGAGGTTTGAAGGCAACATTCTTGGCAGATTACCTTAATGCAGCGCTAATATTCATAGTTTTATTGATATTCGTTACAGTAATCTACTTTGTGAACCCAGAGATAGGTGGTATAACAGGGATGTACACTAAATTAACATCGGCGTCAATACTAAGACCTGTTGAAGGCAACGCTAATGGTTCATATCTAACGATGGCTTCTACTGGTGCGCTCATATTTGGTATAATAAACATAGTTGGGAATTTTGGTACAGTATTCGTTGATCAGGCTTACTGGCAGAGGGCTATAGCAGCAGAACCAAGGGCCGCAGCTAGGGGATTCTTGCTTGGAGGACTAGCGTGGTTTGCTATCCCATTTACTCTAGCAACTACACTAGGTCTAACTGCTGTTGCAATAGGTGTTACACTCAGCCAAACTGATGTAGGTTCTGGGTTAGCAGCACCAATGGCAGCATCGTACATACTGGGAGATGTGGGTGCAATACTTCTCCTTACTATGCTGTTTATGGCTGTAACATCTGCTGGTTCTGCTGAACTTATAGCAGTATCATCACTAGTGACATACGATATCTATAGAACGTATATCAAAAAGACAGCAACAGGAAAGGAAATGATAAGAGTATCAAGGGTAGTAATAGTAGCATTTGGCATAGGGATAGGAATATTAGCATCACTACTGATTCAACTAGGAGCTAACCTCCAATATATGTATCTCTCAATGGGCATACTGATAAGCTCTGCTGTAGTACCTATAGCCTTATCCATACTATCTAATCGAGCTAACAAGAGAGCAGTAACGTTGGGTGCTATATTGGGTCTTGTTTGTGGTGTATCAATCTGGCTCTATTCAGCAAATGTATTGTATGGGGAGATATCGGTATACTCTACAGGACAAAGTATACCTCTCTTGTTTGGAAATATCGCATCTTTATCTGTTAGTGCTATTATATCACTTATCTATAGTGTTCTAAGACCAGACAGGTTTGATTTCAGTGTATTGAGAAGAAGGATAAAGATTGTTGATGATAAGATAAGATCATTGCTTGAAGATAAAGATGAGATATTCTTGGAGAAGGCAAGACAGTTCACCCATAGATATGCGGTAGCATTAACACTAGCCTTGGTCGTTGCATGGCCTCTACCATTATACTTCTCCAATTATATATTCTCTGAAGCGATATACTATGTATGGGTTACGATAGCAATTATATGGGCTAGCATAGCATCTATCATAATAATAGTACTACCATTGGTAGAGGAGAGGAGTAGAATAATGCATGTCTGGAAGAACCTTATAATACCAACAGTACTAGCAGCGATAATGGCAGTAGCAATCATAGCATCAATCATGCTATACTCATCAATAGAAGAGAAGAATAAAGATATAGCAGAACATATTCTAGTATTCATCTACAGCTTATTAGGTGTTATGGGAGGCTTTGCAGCCATAGTTATAATGCTCAACATGAAGCTCTCAAAGTTGGTTGAGATAAGAACTAGAGAGTTGGAGTTAGCTAATGCAGAATTGAAGCGTAAGGATAGGTTAAAGGATGAGTTCATAAGCATAGCATCACATGAACTTAGAACCCCGATTCAACCAATCCTAGGATTTGTAAGCCTAGCAAGGAAGGGTAAGATAGATCCCGAGACTGCTTGGGATGGGATAGTTAGACATGCAAAGAGGTTACAGCATCTCACAAATGAGATACTTGATGTAAGCAGGATAGAGAGTGGGAATCTTGTATTGCATATGGAGAAGGTAAGGATAAATGATATAATAATTGATGTTATCAATACTCTAAGGCCAAGTATCAATGATGGGGTAGCATTAAATGTTAAGCTTGATGAGAATGTGGAGGTGTATATTGACAAGATAAGGATCAATCAGGTTATAACAAACATACTGGATAATGCAATAAAGTTCACAAAACATGGTGGGATAAGCATAGAGAGCAGAGTATTAAGGAGCAAGGAGAGGATAGAGATAAGCATAAGTGATACTGGCGGAGGTATACCACAAGATCTTCTTCCTGTTCT
- a CDS encoding urea transporter produces MAGTCCPSYSTGDPLLDFFYILFNGISEVPLFSSPLNGILILAGVLLASWRAGVMMVIAGLIGAGMALMMGAPYDLVTFGLFGYNSILTGMAFWSGPFVKSNHATFWISIFGAAWTAVSWMAFAHVMGDWFVQGGQGWAIPGFTSSFIFTTWAIMLATKRFGHNIWPALVQKEPIVAGVASGTSVSQLMSDSSNPEPEHSFKWTPKEFMIAVLKGVSQVTFVENWKTGIFWVVGLTLSFELLSTTYTTPDGTLIVSRLFTNAYTTQWDPTSPLYLAGLMALIGSAIGAGMAILQKLPTNEIRMGLHGFNQVLVMIALTSFVPLTWQTFLYAVLATIACSFMMPAFQNLFGRWGLPALTGPFVFTAWIFLLALAGFQYIPAGIGWARP; encoded by the coding sequence ATGGCAGGAACATGTTGCCCTAGCTACAGTACTGGAGATCCTTTACTGGACTTCTTCTACATACTCTTCAATGGAATATCTGAAGTACCATTGTTCAGCTCACCATTGAATGGAATACTGATATTGGCTGGTGTATTACTAGCATCGTGGAGAGCAGGTGTTATGATGGTTATAGCAGGATTGATAGGTGCAGGGATGGCATTGATGATGGGTGCACCATATGATCTAGTAACATTTGGGCTCTTTGGATACAACTCCATCCTTACTGGGATGGCTTTCTGGTCTGGTCCATTCGTTAAATCCAACCATGCAACATTCTGGATATCCATATTTGGTGCTGCATGGACAGCTGTATCATGGATGGCATTTGCACATGTTATGGGCGACTGGTTTGTACAAGGAGGTCAAGGCTGGGCTATACCAGGGTTCACATCATCCTTCATATTTACAACATGGGCTATAATGCTTGCAACAAAAAGGTTTGGGCATAATATATGGCCAGCTCTAGTTCAGAAAGAACCTATAGTTGCTGGGGTTGCTAGTGGTACAAGTGTAAGTCAATTGATGTCTGATAGTAGTAACCCTGAGCCTGAACACTCCTTTAAATGGACACCAAAGGAGTTCATGATAGCAGTTCTTAAAGGTGTTTCACAAGTAACGTTCGTAGAGAACTGGAAGACTGGCATATTCTGGGTAGTAGGGCTTACATTATCATTCGAGTTACTCTCTACTACATACACTACACCTGATGGCACATTGATTGTATCAAGGTTGTTTACAAATGCATATACAACGCAATGGGATCCCACATCCCCTCTCTACCTAGCAGGATTGATGGCACTCATAGGTTCTGCAATAGGTGCAGGGATGGCTATACTACAGAAGTTACCTACAAACGAGATAAGGATGGGGCTGCATGGATTCAATCAAGTACTTGTTATGATAGCATTGACTAGTTTTGTACCATTGACATGGCAGACCTTCCTATACGCTGTATTGGCAACTATAGCATGCTCATTTATGATGCCTGCATTCCAGAACCTGTTTGGAAGATGGGGTCTTCCTGCACTGACTGGACCCTTTGTATTCACAGCATGGATATTCCTACTTGCTCTTGCAGGATTCCAGTACATACCAGCAGGGATAGGATGGGCTAGGCCCTAG
- a CDS encoding urease accessory protein UreF: MSIDVDVRGNNNSKAHSRAESNSYDDNVIDEISIQDISVMQLADSFFPTGMYTTSNGLEMFFYNKRVKSVEHLRNLLTVFLKQQIGPADCVALGNAYQASKESDLNRLIEIDNTIFAMRLIKEIREASVRSGIQLIRCLSQIISNKKASNNNNYSILELYDNAIRSKKANGVYPVALAIACNIFDISKPKAGLILLYSFSISVIGAALRLGMLNHFQGQIIVNELKPLMVSIVKENIDKSLSNMWQFAPEIDVVQMMHERLATKMFIT; the protein is encoded by the coding sequence ATGAGCATTGATGTAGATGTAAGAGGGAATAATAATAGTAAAGCACACAGTCGTGCTGAGAGTAATAGTTATGATGATAATGTAATAGATGAAATAAGTATACAAGATATCAGTGTTATGCAGTTAGCCGATTCCTTCTTTCCAACTGGTATGTATACAACATCAAACGGGTTAGAGATGTTCTTTTATAATAAGAGGGTTAAGAGTGTAGAACATCTAAGGAATCTATTGACTGTATTCTTGAAGCAGCAGATAGGTCCTGCAGATTGTGTAGCATTAGGTAACGCTTACCAAGCTTCAAAGGAATCAGATCTAAATAGGTTAATTGAGATAGATAATACAATATTTGCTATGAGGCTGATAAAGGAGATAAGGGAGGCATCTGTAAGATCTGGTATACAACTAATAAGGTGTTTGAGTCAAATAATCAGCAACAAGAAGGCAAGTAATAATAACAATTATTCTATATTAGAGTTATACGATAATGCAATAAGATCGAAGAAAGCAAACGGTGTATATCCAGTAGCCTTAGCAATAGCATGCAACATATTTGATATATCAAAACCCAAAGCTGGACTCATACTGCTATACTCCTTTTCCATAAGCGTGATAGGTGCGGCATTGAGGCTAGGCATGTTAAATCACTTTCAAGGACAGATTATAGTAAATGAGCTTAAGCCATTGATGGTCTCGATTGTGAAGGAGAATATAGATAAGTCATTATCGAACATGTGGCAATTCGCACCAGAGATAGATGTTGTGCAGATGATGCATGAGAGACTCGCTACGAAAATGTTTATAACTTGA
- a CDS encoding urease subunit beta → MKPGEYILSAEPVVCNKYRNTVKVTVKNTGDRPIQVGSHTHFFEVNRALEFPREKAFGYRLNIPAGTAVRFEPGDTREVELVEFGGRKVFYGCGGLTMGSTTSSVVKSMALEKARMRGYKGA, encoded by the coding sequence GTGAAACCAGGGGAATACATACTCTCTGCAGAGCCTGTTGTATGCAATAAGTATAGAAATACTGTTAAAGTAACTGTGAAGAATACAGGCGATAGACCTATACAAGTTGGTTCTCATACCCACTTCTTCGAAGTCAATAGAGCATTGGAGTTCCCAAGAGAGAAAGCATTTGGTTACAGACTTAACATACCTGCAGGCACAGCAGTCAGGTTTGAACCAGGAGATACAAGGGAGGTGGAGTTGGTGGAGTTTGGAGGTAGGAAGGTGTTCTATGGTTGTGGTGGCTTAACAATGGGTAGCACAACATCTAGCGTAGTTAAGAGCATGGCTTTGGAGAAGGCTAGGATGAGAGGCTATAAAGGTGCATGA